The Negativicutes bacterium genomic sequence AACCGGTGAATGAAAATCAAGCACCGGATTTATATAATATGGTAAAAAAATTGACGCAAAATGCGAAGATGCCAATGCCGAGGGTTTATGTGATTAATACTGAAATGCCGAATGCTTTTGCAACGGGGCGTAATCCGGAAAATGGTGTTGTTGCAGTTACTACCGGGATTATGAAAGCATTAAATTATGACGAATTAGAAGGGGTAGTAGCACATGAGTTAGCTCATATTAAAAATCGTGATACTTTAATTAGTACGATTGTTGCTTCTATTGCCGGTGTTATTTCTTGGATTGGCACGATGGCTCAATGGGCTGCCATTTTGGGAACTGGGCGTAGTGATGAAGAAGATAATGGCGGAGGTATTGCCGGTTTACTATTTACTATCATTGTGGCACCATTAGCGGCAACCTTAATTCAAATGGCAATTTCGCGGTCGCGTGAATTTGAAGCTGATGAAGATGGTGGAACTATTTGTGGTAATCCATTAGCTTTAGCAAGTGCGTTAAAGAAAATAGAGCATTACTCTAAGTATGGGGTAATGCAAGAAGCTACTCCGGCGACAGCCCATATGTTTATTATTAATCCGTTAAGTGGTAGCGGTAGAGCGATAATGAATTTATTCAGTACTCATCCGACAACGGCGAAAAGGGTTGAAAAATTAGAAGCTTTAGCAAGACGGAGATAATATTAATTAAAAACGGTCTGTTTAGAATATCTAAAAAGACCGTTTTTTGTGTAAAAAGATAATTTTTAATAAAGAAGGATGTTATGAAAAAAATATTTTTAATAATAATGTTGTTAATCATTAGTAGT encodes the following:
- the htpX gene encoding zinc metalloprotease HtpX, which encodes MNTFKTTILLTALTLLLVGVGGAVGGKTGASIMLIISLAMNFGSYWFSDKIVLSMYNAQPVNENQAPDLYNMVKKLTQNAKMPMPRVYVINTEMPNAFATGRNPENGVVAVTTGIMKALNYDELEGVVAHELAHIKNRDTLISTIVASIAGVISWIGTMAQWAAILGTGRSDEEDNGGGIAGLLFTIIVAPLAATLIQMAISRSREFEADEDGGTICGNPLALASALKKIEHYSKYGVMQEATPATAHMFIINPLSGSGRAIMNLFSTHPTTAKRVEKLEALARRR